In a genomic window of Styela clava chromosome 7, kaStyClav1.hap1.2, whole genome shotgun sequence:
- the LOC120327744 gene encoding uncharacterized protein LOC120327744 isoform X2 translates to MKQPWWKYAIFCFHPKFDTGTWTITAAFSTVVIFSALFFITLAFSAPKCFCPEIWEHIDALSPEFKAIYAIAIFLLLGVVIVSVLCMYGTFKAQSGKLIPYILTMTVISIGTLGGSVFIFIQLAYIDQFLLFDNSTYWNLAKMVLKEDLISNLEGMWASINILLKNFLNIDMGDELNLNMLLDAALRDEILILMGAGKRVMKISAVLLLLGMNWLFFASLIVTFAHWRRLKSGVVTHFSPVPNIILSQKLTSESYRSTESDTLSDDYSGLSLRELKRMKSRQYRRAGSRTGSSRSSKRLYDIGRLEVEEKFPRENFL, encoded by the exons gTGATATTTAGcgcattattttttattacactGGCATTTTCAGCACCAAAGTGCTTCTGCCCTGAAATATGGGAACACATCGATGCTCTTTCACCCG AATTTAAAGCCATCTATGCCATTGCAATATTTCTTCTCTTGGGCGTTGTAATTGTATCAGTTCTATGCATGTACGGCACCTTCAAG GCGCAATCCGGCAAACTGATTCCGTATATCTTAACAATGACCGTCATTTCCATAGGTACATTAGGCGGTTctgtttttatattcattcaactTGCGTATATCGATCAATTTTTGCTCTTCGACAACAGCACTTATTGGAATCTAGCAAAAATg GTTCTCAAAGAGGATCTCATTTCAAATCTCGAAGGCATGTGGGCATCAATCAACATTTTATTAAAGAATTTCCTAAACATAGATATGGGCGACGAACTAAATCTTAACATGTTATTAGACGCA GCCTTGAGAGATGAAATCTTAATACTGATGGGCGCTGGAAAAAGAGTAATGAAAATTTCGGCCGTTCTTTTGCTACTCGGAATGAACTGGCTCTTT ttTGCATCTTTGATCGTCACATTTGCACACTGGAGAAGATTAAAATCAGGAGTCGTGACTCATTTTTCCCCAGTTCCTAATATTATACTCAGTCAAAAATTGACATCTGAATCCTACAGAAGTACAGAGTCGGATACACTTAGCGATGATTACAGTGGACTTTCACTTCGTGAACTTAAACGAATGAAATCAAGGCAGTACAGGAGAGCGGGAAGTCGCACTGGTTCATCACGCAGTTCAAAACGATTATATGACATAGGAAGACTAGAGGTCGAAGAAAAATTTCCACGAGAGAATTTCCTTTGA
- the LOC120328594 gene encoding uncharacterized protein LOC120328594 encodes MDSTPSKSSGTPGRKAQLEAMSHEDLVQHCLKQTVLLQKLKARYDEVQKSTGSSKENENKMKELQNKLEIEYEEKSKLDEDMKTLQKKFSATKDELECTNMKLETLMSSVQCLQQERDELFTKNKDYLHKSKEMSDKIAITTNEKQELEDRIKDSDQQITGLKSHIKSMTEKLQSSENMTKENSNLKNEIAALNITISTLKQGKSSHSGDGNVDLKKLKVVILELRKKLKLQMEENENLKKTVGSLGSNESELKIKIDSLEKQIEIDGNMKNSIEQNLGLQFDNVCQAFEELKSNLEKSNSKVDDLKTEIEGLKTKNEEIQFNFESEKQKKEEYQTKFETLEEDSLKHKQEMSENKTLKDKLMELEKKLSSASQHQESEEQFYTRIKELEESNKKLIQDTEHAEIKYRETYSALQTAQDELKENMAELENEKLRLTEQLKNVENQLEEALESEKKFSMEQTENIESLKETNSKLASQIEEASAEKNAKQKDLEDKIENLNQELEKTKNHYLESCKQLDTQKAEFENQIQELEKENNHKLEAAETKCQSYNTVEESLNNFKLENESLAKENAEMLASIEESQIKIENLESLIENMKNKIQTTEEKLETKKAECDELFTRYTDLEKEISTLKEEKTEKIEQFGALEASFEELKDKFSTFEEEKIKQEFSQKQLLSEIESLKADLEQKTVDVSEKSQRIDSLNSEITSLNNIIETLKNESRKIQEDVLQSTSENDNHHLTQINKLKEELLSLQTQLNKSQESYQDLETEYGTLKNEKENVQTEIMKLETEYDAIKSKYEESQSLSQENNDSIEIFQQQIYSLQHELQESQNSSSKLVKDIETLIQEKEKLEQDCSKLQHVVDNEKESGKNLEISNQEKENGIADLKKEMNELVASKEKEIKELQDEFDAKTKGVYEKWNSLKISNDSLEKQLQDMNNRYEELQATLENTSSNEETRINLLIKENQGFKNEKELLNKENEDLKTQCENLETSLENFEKLKVEMQESMSELTNKNKQFENTRTNLESQINTQIEGIGSLKNVNSDLETKLQSSNEKNLTLQTDKDSLTDELKSIKAEIFEKDESIRKYIDIESEMSKELEEIKARFAELDEKYQKLCASVEETQENDSAEVDQLKTTLTESNKEKTELKNEVVALETEISNLKEVLGQTDSLKIAIEEMKTEKSTLEIVLKQSQNEVQGLKENIFTAEKDLEEERKITQERDEELSSIKQELEKAKKECNEAKKNVEALEEKCTTLENDIEQLTTELNLIKTRVESDQKQQSENLSSEDTKNFEKALKEKDEYSNKLKMIAVKAKKELEITKKKLKISDDENTALNTKVQSLTSQLQGSQTQASNVQMMQIECDKLQDQLDHTQDEKKNIEKNLEDVVMQLKDVQAQKNDVEAESSQLKVKCEQLTTEKSDVTKLLTMTKATMEMLESERNRQMNDIENMKKNDETLKEKISSLEEQLAKEKSSLENTKQHLSEAKKGIKQNDMLALEMAQYERTISELQGKIKELNEALKTEKDNSESLNDRLTKIHGDGMVAEQLRLEAEDRANQLSKQFTSCKEEIESMEVEMNELRNRLQESTTQMQEAQQETEQYKLQLSTSSSDTRVLQEKIVSMESAHSRSVDIMQRKIDSLQTDCTQLKNDKDSLQTEYEGYKVRVHTVLKQQKNKEHEQEKKSEDEQKIIQLRTLNEELKLKLHESQNKYQLHENELQLVSSDYERLLKQHELDKEKATERETRWKGRVQDLQLELSTLQRQHTDITMQTNQRNADLSINHKQEMEELKESHNKTVEGFKKKLNDTENELFRIQAERTANFEATNRVTSTPQKSSKPPSPIPSSVSRMSSADHSHPTHHRHHSHHQMMDFRSVTREDGEGEENPDQAQTFEQILESSEIKAVSVVSDSTMTSEARQRNIESKYEAQSRKLDHLSEVVRENEATVARLTEQNRVLKEEIRRLEKNQERETSVANMEYLKNVLYKFVTLPPGDEKKHLLPVIDTMLKFDPKERATLHEMATDDAGAEGQKGWSGYFQRWSGLQ; translated from the exons ATGGATTCTACTCCATCAAAGTCGAGTGGAACTCCTGGCCGAAAG GCCCAGTTAGAGGCAATGTCTCATGAAGACCTGGTACAACATTGTCTAAAACAAACTGTgttattacaaaaattaaaagcaAGATATGATGAAGTACAAAAATCAACTGGATCATCAAAAGAG AATGAGAATAAGATGAAAGAGTTGCAAAACAaacttgaaattgaatatgaagaGAAATCTAAACTTGATGAAGACATgaaaacattacaaaaaaaattttcagcaaCGAAAGATGAATTAGAATGCACTAACATGAAACTGGAGACCCTAATGTCATCAGTACAATGCTTACAACAGGAGAGAGATGAACTGTTTACAAAAAACAAAGATTATTTACATAAATCTAAAGAGATGAGCGACAAAATAGCTATAACAACAAACGAAAAACAAGAATTAGAAGACAGGATAAAAGATAGTGATCAACAAATTACTGGATTAAAAAGTCACATTAAAAGTATGACtgaaaaattacaatcttcGGAAAATATGACGAAAGAAAACTCGAatcttaaaaatgaaattgcTGCTTTGAATATAACTATAAGCACcttaaaacaaggaaaatcatCTCATAGTGGGGATGGGAATGTAGATCTAAAAAAACTGAAAGTTGTGATTTTAGAATTAAGGAAAAAGTTGAAACTACAAATGGAAGAAAACGAGAACTTGAAAAAGACTGTTGGATCATTAGGATCAAACGAAAGcgaattgaaaattaaaattgattcaTTGGAAAAACAAATCGAAATAGATGGAAATATGAAAAACTCTATTGAACAAAATCTGGGACTACAGTTCGATAATGTTTGTCAAGCTTTCGAAGAGTTGAAATCCAATCTTGAAAAGTCGAATTCCAAAGTTGACGATTTGAAGACTGAAATAGAGGGATTGAAAACCAAGAACGAAGAAAtacaattcaattttgaatctgaaaaacagaaaaaagagGAATATCAAACCAAATTTGAAACTTTGGAAGAGGATTCACTCAAGCATAAGCAAGAGATGAGTGAGAACAAAACTCTTAAAGACAAACTCatggaattagaaaaaaaattgtcatcagCATCCCAACACCAGGAATCAGAGGAACAATTTTATACCAGGATTAAGGAATTGGAAGAAAGTAACAAGAAATTGATACAGGATACTGAACACGCTGAAATCAAATACAGAGAAACTTACAGTGCCCTTCAAACAGCTCAAGatgaattgaaagaaaatatggCAGAACTGGAAAATGAGAAATTGAGACTCACTGAACAACTGAAAAATGTAGAAAATCAACTGGAAGAGGCCTTggaaagtgaaaaaaaattcagtatGGAACAGACTGAAAATATTGAATCACTGAAGGAAACTAATTCAAAACTTGCATCACAGATTGAAGAAGCATCTGCGGAAAAAAATGCTAAACAAAAGGATTTGGAAGATAAGATAGAAAATTTGAATCAGGAATTAGAAAAAACAAAGAACCATTATTTGGAATCTTGTAAACAACTTGACACACAAAAAGCggaatttgaaaatcaaatccAAGAATTAGAAAAGGAAAATAATCACAAACTAGAGGCAGCTGAAACAAAATGTCAAAGCTACAATACTGTTGAAGAAAGCTTGAATAATTTCAAGTTAGAAAATGAATCTTTGGCCAAAGAAAATGCAGAGATGTTGGCGAGTATCGAAGAGAgtcaaatcaaaattgaaaatctgGAATCTTTaattgaaaacatgaaaaacaaaatacaaaccACTGAAGAGAAGTTAGAAACGAAAAAAGCTGAATGTGATGAATTGTTTACCCGATATACAGATTTGGAAAAAGAAATCTCTACTCTGAAAGAAGAAAAGACTgaaaaaatagaacaatttGGGGCACTTGAGGCAAGTTTTGAAGAATTAAAAGACAAATTTTCTACCTTTgaagaagagaaaataaaacaggaattttcacaaaaacaatTACTTTCGGAGATTGAAAGCTTGAAAGCAGACTTGGAACAGAAAACTGTTGATGTGAGTGAAAAGAGCCAGCGTATTGATTctttaaattctgaaattacgAGTTTGAATAACATAATTGAAACACTCAAGAACGAATCAAGGAAAATTCAAGAGGATGTTTTACAAAGTACATCGGAAAATGATAATCATCATCTTACACAAATTAATAAGTTGAAAGAGGAATTATTATCACTTCAAACACAGTTAAATAAATCACAAGAGTCTTATCAAGATTTAGAAACTGAATATGGAACTCTGAAAAACGAAAAAGAAAACGTACAAACAGAGATAATGAAACTTGAAACTGAGTATGACGCAATCAAAAGTAAGTATGAGGAATCTCAATCTTTGAGTCAAGAGAATAATGATTCAATCGAAATATTTCAACAGCAGATATACTCTCTTCAGCATGAATTACAAGAATCTCAAAATTCTTCCTCAAAATTAGTGAAAGATATTGAAACTCTGATCCAGGAGaaagaaaaattggaacaaGATTGTTCTAAACTTCAACACGTAGTAGATAATGAAAAGGAATCCGGTAAAAATCTTGAAATATCAAACCAGGAAAAAGAAAATGGAATTGCTGATTTAaagaaagaaatgaatgaaTTAGTAGCATcgaaagaaaaagaaataaaagaacTTCAAGATGAATTTGATGCTAAAACTAAAGGAGTCTATGAAAAATGGAATTCGCTTAAGATATCTAATGATAGTTTAGAAAAACAATTGCAAGATATGAACAATAGATACGAAGAGCTGCAAGCAACATTGGAAAACACTTCCTCTAACGAAGAAAcaagaataaatttattgataaaagaaaATCAGGGATTTAAGAATGAGAAAGAATTATTGAATAAGGAGAATGAAGATTTGAAAACACAATGCGAAAACTTGGAAACATCGTTAGAAAACTTCGAGAAATTGAAAGTTGAAATGCAGGAATCAATGTCCGaattaacaaacaaaaataagcaGTTTGAAAATACTCGTACGAATTTGGAAAGTCAAATTAACACTCAGATTGAAGGAATTGGaagtttgaaaaatgtgaaCTCCGATTTAGaaacaaaattacaatcttCAAATGAGAAAAACTTGACTTTGCAGACTGATAAAGATTCCCTTACCGATGAGTTAAAATCCATCAAAGctgaaattttcgaaaaagATGAAAGCATTCGTAAATATATTGACATTGAATCAGAAATGAGTAAAGAATTAGAAGAAATAAAAGCACGATTTGCTGAATTAGATGAAAAGTATCAAAAATTATGTGCTTCTGTTGAGGAAACTCAAGAAAATGATTCTGCCGAAGTGGATCAACTAAAAACAACATTAACCGAATCCAATAAAGAAAAAACTGAGTTGAAAAATGAAGTTGTTGCTTTAGAAACTGAAATTAGCAACTTAAAGGAAGTATTGGGACAAACCGACAGCTTGAAAATAGCAATTGAAGAAATGAAAACAGAAAAATCTACTTTGGAGATTGTTTTAAAACAGTCACAAAATGAGGTACAAggattgaaagaaaatattttcactgCTGAAAAAGATcttgaagaagaaagaaaaataacaCAAGAGAGAGACGAGGAGTTATCATCTATCAAACAGGAACTAGAAAAGGCAAAGAAAGAGTGTAATGAAGCTAAGAAAAAT GTGGAGGCATTAGAAGAAAAATGCACAACATTGGAGAATGATATTGAGCAACTAACAACGGAATTAAATCTGATCAAAACAAGAGTTGAATCTGATCAGAAACAACAATCGGAAAATTTGTCTTCAGAGGATACAA AGAATTTTGAAAAAGCATTGAAAGAAAAGGATGAATACAGTAATAAGTTAAAAATGATTGCTGTCAAAGCCAAGAAGGAACTTGAgataacaaaaaagaaattgaagatatCTGATGATGAAAATACTGCACTTAATACCAAAGTACAAAGCTTAACATCACAACTTCAA GGAAGTCAAACACAAGCATCTAATGTACAAATGATGCAAATAGAATGTGATAAATTACAAGATCAACTCGATCATACTCAAGATGAGAAGAAAAATATTGAGAAGAATTTAGAGGATGTTGTAATGCAATTGAAAGATGTTCAAGCACAG AAAAATGATGTTGAGGCTGAATCGAGTCAATTGAAAGTAAAGTGCGAACAACTGACGACAGAAAAATCAGACGTTACGAAATTACTGACAATGACGAAGGCTACCATGGAAATGCTGGAAAGTGAAAGAAACAGACAAATGAATGATATTGAGAATATGAAAAAG AATGATGAAACCTTGAAAGAAAAAATCTCATCTTTGGAGGAACAATTAGCAAAGGAAAAAAGTTCATTGGAAAACACAAAACAGCATTTGTCAGAAGCGAAAAAG GGCATTAAACAAAATGATATGTTGGCATTGGAAATGGCTCAATATGAGAGAACCATATCAGAATTACAGGGAAAAATAAAGGAATTGAATGAAGCATTGAAAACGGAAAAAGATAATTCTGAATCTTTGAATGATAGATTAACCAAGATACATGGAGATGGAATGGTTGCAGAACAG TTACGCTTGGAAGCAGAAGATCGAGCAAATCAACTCAGCAAACAATTCACGTCCTGTAAAGAAGAGATAGAATCAATGGAAGTGGAAATGAATGAATTAAGGAATAGATTACAAGAATCTACAACTCAAATGCAAGAAGCACAACAAGAAACTGAACAATATAAG CTCCAATTGTCGACAAGCAGTTCAGATACTCGGGTattacaagaaaaaattgtttcCATGGAATCCGCTCACAGTAGATCCGTTGATATCATGCAAAGGAAAATTGATTCTTTACAG aCTGACTGCACTCAATTGAAGAATGATAAAGACAGTTTACAGACTGAATATGAAGGTTATAAGGTTCGTGTTCATACAGTATTGAAACAACAGAAAAACAAAGAACATGAACAAGAGAAGAAATCTGAGGATGAACAAAAGAT CATTCAGTTAAGAACTCTTAATGaagaattgaaattaaaactTCACGAATCTCAGAATAAATATCAACTTCATGAAAATGAACTGCAGTTGGTTAGTTCTGATTATGAAAGATTATTGAAACAACATGAACTGGATAAAGAAAAAGCAACAGAACGTGAAACAAGATGGAAGGGAAG GGTGCAAGACCTTCAACTTGAATTATCAACATTACAAAGACAGCACACAGACATTACCATGCAGACTAATCAGAGGAACGCCGATCTTTCCATAAATCATAAACAAGAAATGGAAGAATTAAAAGAATCTCATAATAAAACTGTGGAAGGTTTCAAGAAAAAACTCAACGATACTGAAAATGAGTTATTCCGTATTCAAGCTGAAAGAACAGCGAATTTTGAGGCTACAAATAGAG TGACCTCTACACCCCAGAAAAGCTCCAAACCACCCTCACCAATACCAAGCTCAGTATCAAGAATGTCATCTGCTGATCATTCACATCCTACTCACCACAG GCATCATTCCCATCACCAAATGATGGATTTCAGATCAGTTACAAGAGAAGATGGTGAAGGAGAAGAAAATCCAGATCAAGCACAGACTTTTGAACAGATTTTGGAATCTTCTGAAATTAAAGCAG TGTCTGTCGTGTCTGATTCTACAATGACTAGTGAAGCTCGACAACGAAACATTGAATCAAAGTATGAAGCTCAATCAAGAAAATTGGATCATTTATCCGAAGTTGTCAGAGAAAATGAAGCCACTGTTGCCAGATTAACAGAACAAAACAGAGTGTTGAAAGAAGAAATAAGAAGACTTGAGAAAAAccag GAAAGAGAGACATCTGTAGCGAACATGGAATATTTAAAGAACGTTTTGTATAAGTTCGTTACACTGCCACCAGGggatgaaaaaaaacatttactgCCAGTCATAGATACGATGCTCAAGTTTGATCCAAAAGAACGAGCAACGTTACATGAAATGGCAACTG ATGATGCCGGAGCTGAAGGGCAGAAAGGATGGTCTGGATATTTTCAAAGATGGTCTGGTTTACAGTAA
- the LOC120327744 gene encoding uncharacterized protein LOC120327744 isoform X1 yields MKQPWWKYAIFCFHPKFDTGTWTITAAFSTVVIFSALFFITLAFSAPKCFCPEIWEHIDALSPEFKAIYAIAIFLLLGVVIVSVLCMYGTFKAQSGKLIPYILTMTVISIGTLGGSVFIFIQLAYIDQFLLFDNSTYWNLAKMLSEFKYRTQVVGGLINPLFVDPPNSVLKEDLISNLEGMWASINILLKNFLNIDMGDELNLNMLLDAALRDEILILMGAGKRVMKISAVLLLLGMNWLFFASLIVTFAHWRRLKSGVVTHFSPVPNIILSQKLTSESYRSTESDTLSDDYSGLSLRELKRMKSRQYRRAGSRTGSSRSSKRLYDIGRLEVEEKFPRENFL; encoded by the exons gTGATATTTAGcgcattattttttattacactGGCATTTTCAGCACCAAAGTGCTTCTGCCCTGAAATATGGGAACACATCGATGCTCTTTCACCCG AATTTAAAGCCATCTATGCCATTGCAATATTTCTTCTCTTGGGCGTTGTAATTGTATCAGTTCTATGCATGTACGGCACCTTCAAG GCGCAATCCGGCAAACTGATTCCGTATATCTTAACAATGACCGTCATTTCCATAGGTACATTAGGCGGTTctgtttttatattcattcaactTGCGTATATCGATCAATTTTTGCTCTTCGACAACAGCACTTATTGGAATCTAGCAAAAATg TTAAGCGAATTCAAATATCGAACTCAAGTCGTAGGAGGGTTGATCAATCCGTTGTTTGTTGACCCACCAAACTCT GTTCTCAAAGAGGATCTCATTTCAAATCTCGAAGGCATGTGGGCATCAATCAACATTTTATTAAAGAATTTCCTAAACATAGATATGGGCGACGAACTAAATCTTAACATGTTATTAGACGCA GCCTTGAGAGATGAAATCTTAATACTGATGGGCGCTGGAAAAAGAGTAATGAAAATTTCGGCCGTTCTTTTGCTACTCGGAATGAACTGGCTCTTT ttTGCATCTTTGATCGTCACATTTGCACACTGGAGAAGATTAAAATCAGGAGTCGTGACTCATTTTTCCCCAGTTCCTAATATTATACTCAGTCAAAAATTGACATCTGAATCCTACAGAAGTACAGAGTCGGATACACTTAGCGATGATTACAGTGGACTTTCACTTCGTGAACTTAAACGAATGAAATCAAGGCAGTACAGGAGAGCGGGAAGTCGCACTGGTTCATCACGCAGTTCAAAACGATTATATGACATAGGAAGACTAGAGGTCGAAGAAAAATTTCCACGAGAGAATTTCCTTTGA
- the LOC120328391 gene encoding uncharacterized protein LOC120328391: MSSILTLFLGPAPTLVVEKFNEFKSIYSSITAAICALLEKDHLLKTKYRFCRSDVKLEDWELEGTPADTEIALKEIGQRLDTYVQCSRLDSRAAAIEELLMSPDVNDQGSDDETASIDDQEPDAMEQTTEDEKIDAADLDLGEEISPEDETPERMTTRRKSDKKKRKNRKPKKHKKKLDDLTEDEIKEKRSSHSRDVWRRVGSKFIGWYVCILCDKKQTSEEEYIKHLEWHAETHSPACMDCGNYFESMMQYEEHIGNLTKDLIYKCDEEGCTKAFQFKCRLECHKRTHIGELMYKCNDCGHKLSSIRSIIRHTRAKHLNEKPFQCHMCVKAFPIQSQLTRHIKDHISPPHYTCEHCGRAFSSRQGHHYHQLDHLGVKPHKCSICAKAFRNKTDMINHERIHSGDRPFTCELCGKSFVEKGALRKHGVVHTREKNFVCSNCGKQFGYKCSLDGHLKKCQHDIHNQTNLLAITQAPPPRQQRQHSQSQPEHLADITGETPSSGQNSLPIPTTSQDTSRNRNPFSACSIQGFIAEQHNNNSMNKNRNAIPQNSEDLLATATAVLKGQQEAARLMKKNPPYRPMSNLGHNSGKQSFDKHMHDAQMYSSYPMQLQHQRDTIDPDILASVLGQKLPLQAQMEAMQYSDRLQRDNTHSGRFHNLQQQDRDAQNLMDNRQGGSAGAGNYNNHNRHHQHPPSSIADSMMFQHQVRGHHYRP, translated from the coding sequence ATGTCCTCAATTTTGACCCTTTTTCTGGGTCCAGCTCCAACGCTCGTTGTTGAAAAGTTCAACGAATTCAAGTCTATCTATTCTTCCATCACTGCTGCTATCTGTGCATTGTTAGAGAAAGATCACTTGTTAAAGacaaaatatcgtttttgtCGATCTGATGTTAAATTAGAAGATTGGGAATTGGAAGGAACACCCGCAGACACCGAAATTGCTTTGAAAGAGATCGGTCAACGCCTTGATACATATGTCCAGTGCAGTAGACTAGATTCCAGAGCTGCTGCCATTGAAGAACTCCTAATGTCACCTGATGTGAATGATCAAGGTAGTGACGACGAAACAGCGTCTATCGATGACCAAGAACCTGATGCTATGGAACAAACTACAGAAGACGAAAAGATAGATGCTGCTGATTTGGATTTGGGAGAGGAGATATCACCAGAAGATGAAACTCCTGAAAGAATGACAACTCGTAGAAAGTCAgacaaaaagaaaagaaaaaatcggaaaccaaaaaaacataaaaaaaaacttgacgaTTTAACGGAAgacgaaataaaagaaaaaagatCCTCTCATTCTCGTGACGTCTGGAGACGAGTTGGTTCAAAATTTATTGGATGGTATGTTTGTATTTTGTGTGATAAGAAACAAACATCAGAAGAGGAGTATATTAAACATTTGGAATGGCATGCAGAGACTCATTCACCTGCATGCATGGATTGTGGGAATTATTTTGAAAGTATGATGCAATACGAAGAACATATTGGTAATTTAACAAAAGATCTTATTTATAAATGTGATGAAGAAGGTTGTACTAAAGCATTTCAGTTCAAATGCAGACTCGAATGTCATAAGCGAACTCATATTGGTGAGCTTATGTACAAATGTAATGATTGTGGACACAAATTATCATCAATCAGGTCTATTATTCGTCATACAAGAGCGAAACATTTGAATGAGAAGCCTTTTCAATGCCATATGTGCGTTAAAGCTTTCCCAATACAATCCCAACTGACTCGTCATATTAAAGATCACATTTCTCCTCCGCATTATACTTGTGAACATTGTGGACGTGCTTTTTCATCTCGTCAGGGACATCATTATCATCAATTAGATCACCTTGGGGTAAAACCCCACAAATGTTCTATTTGTGCAAAAGCATTCAGAAATAAAACAGACATGATcaatcatgaacgaattcatAGCGGAGATCGACCCTTTACATGCGAATTGTGTGGAAAAAGTTTTGTTGAAAAGGGAGCTCTTCGGAAACATGGAGTTGTACACACAAGGGAGAAAAATTTTGTATGCTCCAATTGTGGAAAACAGTTTGGATATAAATGTTCTCTTGATGGCCATTTGAAAAAATGTCAACATGATATTCATAATCAGACTAATTTACTAGCGATTACACAAGCTCCACCTCCTCGTCAACAGCGCCAACATTCTCAATCTCAACCTGAGCATCTTGCTGACATTACTGGTGAAACACCATCAAGTGGTCAGAATAGTCTACCAATACCAACAACGAGTCAAGATACTTCTAGAAATCGTAATCCTTTCAGTGCTTGTTCAATCCAGGGATTTATAgcagaacaacataataataattcaatgAATAAGAATAGAAATGCAATTCCGCAAAATAGTGAAGATTTGCTTGCAACCGCAACAGCCGTACTGAAAGGGCAGCAAGAAGCTGCTCGTTTGATGAAAAAGAATCCACCGTATCGACCTATGTCAAATCTTGGACATAATTCCGGAAAGCAATCATTTGATAAGCACATGCACGATGCTCAAATGTATTCTTCTTACCCAATGCAGCTTCAACATCAAAGAGACACGATAGATCCCGATATTTTAGCTTCTGTTTTAGGTCAAAAATTACCATTACAGGCCCAAATGGAAGCGATGCAATACAGTGATAGATTGCAAAGGGATAATACCCACTCGGGACGTTTTCATAACCTCCAGCAACAAGATCGGGATGCACAAAATCTCATGGACAATAGGCAAGGTGGTAGTGCTGGAGCTGGGAATTATAATAATCACAATAGACATCATCAACATCCTCCATCTTCTATTGCTGATTCAATGATGTTTCAGCATCAGGTTAGGGGCCATCATTACAGGCCCTGA